One genomic window of Hymenobacter sp. J193 includes the following:
- the bshB1 gene encoding bacillithiol biosynthesis deacetylase BshB1, with translation MKLDILVLASHPDDAELCCGGTIAAAVAQGKKVGIVDLTRGELGTRGSAATRAQEAADAALVLGIQARENLGLPDGFFRNDREHQLPIVAAVRRYQPDIVLCNAVHDRHPDHGRGSQLASDACFLAGLKMIETLGDDGQPQEAWRPKQVYHFIQDRYIKPDFVVDISAHWQTKRDSVAAYASQFNVAADGQPHTHISSPEFWHFMEGRAREFGHAVGVEFGEGFTVERPIGVRDITQLF, from the coding sequence ATGAAACTCGATATACTGGTACTGGCCTCGCACCCCGACGACGCCGAGCTGTGCTGCGGAGGCACTATTGCGGCCGCGGTTGCGCAAGGCAAAAAGGTAGGCATCGTGGACCTCACGCGCGGGGAGCTGGGTACCCGCGGCTCGGCCGCTACCCGGGCCCAGGAAGCCGCCGACGCGGCCCTCGTGCTCGGTATTCAGGCCCGCGAAAACCTGGGCCTGCCCGACGGGTTTTTCCGCAACGACCGGGAACACCAGTTGCCCATCGTGGCCGCCGTGCGCCGCTACCAGCCCGATATCGTGCTCTGCAACGCCGTGCACGACCGACACCCCGACCATGGCCGGGGCTCCCAGCTGGCCTCCGACGCCTGCTTTCTGGCCGGCCTGAAGATGATTGAAACCCTCGGCGACGACGGCCAGCCCCAGGAAGCCTGGCGCCCGAAGCAGGTGTACCACTTCATCCAGGACCGCTATATCAAGCCCGATTTCGTAGTGGATATTTCCGCGCACTGGCAAACGAAGCGTGACTCGGTGGCCGCCTATGCCTCCCAGTTCAACGTAGCCGCCGACGGGCAGCCGCACACCCATATTTCTTCCCCGGAGTTCTGGCACTTCATGGAAGGCCGGGCCCGCGAGTTCGGCCACGCCGTGGGCGTGGAGTTTGGCGAAGGCTTCACCGTGGAGCGCCCCATCGGCGTTCGGGATATAACGCAGTTATTTTAG
- a CDS encoding RNA polymerase sigma factor RpoD/SigA, producing the protein MRQLKISKQITNRESQSLDKYLQEIGKVDLLTPDEEVTLAQRIKEGDQQALEKLTKANLRFVVSVAKQYQNQGLSLGDLINEGNLGLIKAAKRFDETRGFKFISYAVWWIRQSILQALAEQSRIVRLPLNRVGSLNKISKSFSELEQKFEREPSPEEIAEVLELTTSEVVDTLKISGRHVSVDAPFVQGEENRLLDVLENEDEESPDMGLMNDSLRKEVQRALSTLTKREADVITLYFGLNGEHSLTLEEIGEKFNLTRERVRQIKEKAIRRLRHTSRSKALKPYLG; encoded by the coding sequence ATGAGACAGCTAAAAATCAGCAAGCAGATCACCAACCGCGAAAGCCAGTCGCTGGATAAATACCTCCAGGAGATTGGCAAGGTGGATCTGCTAACCCCCGACGAGGAGGTAACGCTGGCGCAACGCATCAAAGAAGGTGACCAGCAAGCGCTGGAAAAACTCACCAAGGCCAACCTGCGCTTCGTGGTGTCGGTGGCCAAGCAGTACCAGAACCAGGGCCTGAGCCTGGGCGATTTGATCAACGAGGGCAACCTCGGTCTGATTAAAGCCGCCAAGCGCTTCGACGAAACCCGGGGCTTCAAGTTCATTTCCTACGCCGTTTGGTGGATTCGCCAGTCGATTCTGCAGGCTCTGGCCGAGCAGTCGCGCATCGTGCGTCTGCCCCTAAACCGGGTGGGCTCGCTCAATAAAATCAGCAAGTCTTTCTCGGAGTTGGAGCAGAAGTTTGAGCGCGAGCCTTCGCCCGAAGAAATTGCCGAAGTACTGGAGCTGACGACCTCGGAAGTGGTAGACACGCTCAAGATTTCGGGCCGCCACGTGTCGGTGGATGCTCCGTTTGTGCAGGGCGAGGAAAACCGTCTGCTCGACGTGCTCGAAAACGAGGACGAGGAAAGCCCCGACATGGGGCTGATGAACGACTCGCTCCGCAAGGAAGTGCAGCGCGCCCTGAGCACGCTCACCAAGCGCGAAGCCGACGTTATCACGCTCTACTTCGGCCTGAACGGGGAACACTCGCTCACGCTGGAGGAAATAGGGGAGAAGTTCAACCTTACCCGCGAGCGGGTGCGCCAGATCAAGGAAAAAGCTATTCGCCGCCTGCGTCATACCTCGCGCAGCAAAGCCCTTAAGCCCTACCTGGGGTAA
- the rpsO gene encoding 30S ribosomal protein S15, which produces MKLTTEAKQAIFEKSSLQKSTTDTGSAESQIALFTHRINHLTEHLKVNKKDFSTRLGLLKLVGKRRRLLDYLQHREINRYRAIIKELGIRK; this is translated from the coding sequence ATGAAACTCACTACCGAAGCAAAACAGGCTATTTTCGAGAAAAGCAGCCTGCAGAAGTCCACCACCGATACCGGTTCGGCCGAATCGCAAATTGCGCTGTTCACGCACCGCATCAACCACCTGACGGAGCACCTGAAGGTAAACAAGAAGGACTTCTCAACCCGCCTGGGTCTGCTGAAGCTCGTAGGTAAGCGTCGTCGTCTGCTGGATTACCTGCAGCACCGCGAAATCAACCGCTACCGCGCCATCATTAAAGAGCTGGGTATCCGCAAGTAA
- a CDS encoding aminotransferase class I/II-fold pyridoxal phosphate-dependent enzyme gives MDLFEKIAANRGPLGSHSHYAHGYFTFPKLEGEIKPRMIFRGKEVLTWSLNNYLGLANHPEVRKADADAAAEYGMALPMGARMMSGNSNLHEQLESELAEFVMKPDCMLLNFGYQGVVSIIDAMVNRHDVIVYDAESHACIIDGVRLHAGKRFVYVHNDMQSLEKQLERAQRIIDETGGGILVITEGVFGMSGNQGNLRGVVALKEKYQFRLFVDDAHGFGTQGTTGAGTGEEQGVQDGIDLYFSTFAKSMASIGAFVAGPENVIEYLRYNMRSQIFAKSLPMPLVVGALKRLELLRTRPELKENLWTIVRALQSGLREKGFNIGTTTSCVTPVLLSAQITDAAQITFDLRENHGIFCSIVVYPVVPKGVIMLRLIPTASHSLDDVAVTIKAFEAVQDKLSKGLYSKAEIPAGLQD, from the coding sequence GTGGATCTATTTGAGAAGATTGCCGCCAACCGCGGCCCGCTGGGCAGCCACTCGCACTACGCGCACGGCTATTTTACCTTCCCCAAGCTGGAAGGCGAGATTAAGCCCCGCATGATTTTCCGCGGCAAAGAGGTGCTCACCTGGAGCCTGAACAACTACCTGGGCCTGGCCAACCACCCTGAGGTGCGCAAAGCCGACGCCGACGCGGCTGCCGAGTACGGCATGGCCCTGCCCATGGGCGCCCGCATGATGAGCGGCAACTCCAACCTGCACGAGCAGCTGGAAAGCGAGCTGGCTGAGTTTGTGATGAAGCCCGACTGCATGCTCCTCAACTTCGGCTACCAGGGCGTGGTGAGCATCATCGACGCTATGGTAAACCGCCACGACGTGATTGTGTACGACGCCGAGTCGCACGCCTGCATCATCGATGGCGTACGCCTGCACGCGGGCAAGCGCTTCGTGTACGTGCACAACGACATGCAGAGCCTGGAAAAGCAGCTGGAGCGCGCCCAGCGCATCATCGATGAAACCGGCGGCGGCATTCTGGTGATTACCGAGGGCGTATTCGGCATGTCGGGCAACCAGGGCAACCTGCGCGGCGTGGTGGCGCTGAAGGAAAAATACCAGTTCCGTTTGTTTGTAGATGATGCCCACGGCTTCGGTACACAGGGCACCACGGGTGCCGGCACGGGCGAAGAACAGGGCGTACAGGACGGTATCGACCTTTATTTTTCGACGTTTGCCAAGTCCATGGCCAGCATTGGCGCCTTCGTAGCGGGCCCCGAGAACGTAATTGAATATTTGCGCTACAACATGCGCAGCCAGATTTTCGCCAAAAGCCTGCCCATGCCGCTCGTAGTGGGGGCTTTGAAGCGCCTGGAGCTGCTGCGCACCCGCCCCGAGCTCAAAGAAAACCTCTGGACCATCGTACGGGCCCTGCAAAGCGGCCTGCGCGAAAAGGGCTTCAACATCGGTACTACCACTTCGTGCGTGACGCCGGTGCTGTTAAGCGCACAAATAACCGATGCGGCCCAGATTACCTTCGATCTGCGTGAGAATCACGGTATTTTCTGCTCTATCGTGGTGTATCCGGTGGTTCCTAAGGGCGTTATTATGCTGCGCCTTATCCCCACCGCCTCGCATAGCTTAGATGACGTAGCCGTGACCATAAAGGCCTTCGAGGCCGTGCAGGACAAGCTTTCCAAAGGGCTGTATTCGAAAGCCGAAATTCCGGCGGGTCTGCAGGACTAA
- a CDS encoding M23 family metallopeptidase, with product MPTKVISWLGLLVCLLLLVARPEEAQAQRRRTTQPRAKGSSSGKRKDFFKFKSPTIRYVRPDTTVLIKTEDLPDDDSEASKSIYFNPAKKLSIVSEDTTTLDEGEQQIVEVSDEVLIDSSWIKVAGYYAIWDTRNINPYRVDGRRIKDTLNLRLVEPEKQRFSKMPLTETPLTSDFGFRGYRWHYGVDLDLETGDSVKAVFDGVVRIVKWDGSGYGNYILVRHYNGVETLYGHLQKSLVTPGTFVKAGQLIGRGGSTGRSTGSHLHFEVRYEGNPIDPEQMYNFPDYKLRGDNFQITSALFNYYNKALRARAAAKRHAPVAARRTVTHRIRSGDTVSGIAQKYGVSQAQIRRLNSGLGTLRIGRTIRIK from the coding sequence TTGCCGACTAAAGTAATTTCCTGGCTCGGGCTGCTTGTGTGCCTGCTGCTGCTCGTGGCCCGCCCCGAAGAGGCGCAGGCCCAGCGCCGCCGCACCACGCAGCCCCGTGCCAAGGGCAGCTCCTCCGGGAAGCGCAAGGACTTCTTCAAGTTCAAGTCGCCCACCATTCGCTACGTGCGCCCCGACACCACCGTGCTCATCAAGACCGAAGATCTGCCCGATGATGATTCGGAGGCATCGAAGTCTATTTACTTTAATCCGGCCAAGAAGCTGTCCATCGTGAGCGAGGACACGACTACGCTGGACGAGGGTGAGCAGCAGATTGTGGAAGTGTCGGATGAGGTGCTGATTGATTCTTCCTGGATTAAGGTGGCCGGCTACTATGCCATCTGGGACACGCGCAACATCAACCCCTATCGGGTAGATGGCCGCCGTATCAAGGACACGCTGAACCTGCGGCTGGTGGAGCCCGAAAAGCAGCGCTTCAGCAAAATGCCCCTGACGGAAACGCCCCTGACGTCCGACTTCGGCTTCCGGGGCTACCGCTGGCACTACGGCGTGGATCTGGACCTGGAAACCGGCGACTCGGTGAAGGCCGTATTCGACGGGGTGGTGCGCATTGTGAAGTGGGACGGCTCGGGCTACGGCAACTACATCCTGGTGCGCCACTACAACGGCGTGGAAACCCTCTACGGCCATCTGCAGAAGTCCCTGGTCACGCCGGGCACCTTTGTGAAGGCCGGGCAGCTGATTGGGCGCGGGGGCAGCACTGGCCGCAGCACCGGCTCGCACCTGCACTTTGAGGTGCGCTACGAGGGCAACCCCATCGACCCGGAGCAGATGTATAACTTCCCCGACTACAAGCTGCGCGGCGACAATTTCCAGATTACCTCGGCCCTGTTCAATTACTACAACAAGGCCCTACGGGCCCGCGCCGCCGCCAAGCGGCACGCGCCCGTAGCGGCCCGCCGTACCGTCACGCACCGCATCCGCTCCGGCGACACGGTGTCGGGCATTGCTCAGAAGTACGGCGTGTCGCAGGCCCAGATTCGCCGCCTTAACAGCGGCCTCGGCACCCTGCGCATTGGCCGCACCATTCGAATAAAATAG
- the trxB gene encoding thioredoxin-disulfide reductase, translating into MENTTPEHVKCLIIGSGPAGYTAAIYAARANMQPVMYQGLQPGGQLTITNDVENFPGYPDGIMGPEMMEDLKKQAARFGTDIRYGLATSVDFSGQPHRVTIDEKIELTADAVILATGASAKWLGIPSEQRLNGSGVSACAVCDGFFYRGKDVAIVGAGDTAAEEATYLANLCNKVYMLVRKGEMRASRIMQKRVEDNPKIEILWNTVTDEILGEHAVEGVRVKNVLTHETREIAIHGFFVAIGHEPNSKIFQPYLHHDEQGYLKTIPGTSKTNVDGVFACGDVQDYTYRQAVTAAGTGCMAALDAERYLAAKDLH; encoded by the coding sequence ATGGAAAATACCACCCCGGAACACGTAAAGTGTCTGATTATCGGTTCGGGCCCAGCGGGCTATACCGCAGCCATTTATGCGGCCCGTGCCAACATGCAACCCGTGATGTACCAGGGGCTGCAGCCCGGCGGGCAGCTCACCATCACCAACGACGTAGAGAACTTTCCCGGCTACCCCGATGGCATCATGGGGCCAGAAATGATGGAAGACTTGAAAAAGCAGGCTGCCCGTTTCGGTACCGATATCCGCTACGGACTGGCTACCAGCGTTGACTTCTCAGGCCAGCCGCACCGCGTCACGATTGACGAGAAGATTGAGCTGACGGCCGATGCCGTGATTCTGGCTACCGGAGCCTCGGCCAAGTGGCTGGGCATTCCGTCGGAGCAGCGCCTGAACGGCTCGGGCGTATCGGCCTGCGCCGTGTGCGACGGGTTCTTTTACCGGGGCAAGGACGTGGCCATTGTGGGCGCCGGCGATACGGCCGCCGAGGAAGCCACTTACTTGGCCAACCTGTGCAACAAGGTGTACATGCTGGTGCGGAAAGGGGAGATGCGTGCGTCCCGCATCATGCAGAAGCGCGTGGAGGACAACCCCAAGATTGAAATCCTCTGGAATACGGTAACAGACGAAATCCTGGGTGAGCACGCCGTGGAAGGCGTGCGCGTGAAAAACGTGCTGACCCACGAAACCCGCGAAATTGCCATTCATGGTTTCTTCGTGGCCATCGGGCACGAGCCGAACTCCAAGATTTTCCAGCCCTACCTGCACCACGACGAGCAGGGCTACCTGAAGACTATTCCCGGCACCAGCAAAACCAACGTGGACGGCGTGTTTGCCTGCGGCGACGTGCAGGACTACACCTACCGCCAGGCCGTGACGGCCGCCGGCACCGGCTGCATGGCCGCCCTGGACGCGGAGCGCTACCTGGCTGCCAAGGACCTGCACTAA
- the accC gene encoding acetyl-CoA carboxylase biotin carboxylase subunit, with amino-acid sequence MKKITKLLVANRGEIALRVLRSAKEMGLQTVAIYSEADRNALHVRYADEAVCVGPPASKDSYLRGDKILEVCRQLGVDAIHPGYGFLSENAEFARMVKEAGIIFVGPSPEAMNVMGDKLSAKQAVKAYNIPLVPGTDEAISDVEEAKRIAATVGFPILIKASAGGGGKGMRIVNAESEFEEQMQLAINEATSAFGDGSVFIEKFVTGPRHIEIQVLGDEHGNIVHLFERECSIQRRHQKVIEEAPSAVLTPELRAEMGRCAVDVARACNYTGAGTVEFLLDDQRNFYFLEMNTRLQVEHPVTEQITGLDLVKEQIKVAQGLPLAFRQEDLSINGHALELRVYAEDPQNNFLPDIGTLTTYVRPQGPGVRVDDGFEQGMEIPIHYDPMIAKLVTFGATREEAIARMLRAIDEYQITGIQTTLDFGRYVLQHPAFVSGNFDTNFIKDHFTPESLQPAAPDETTAKLAAVLTAMLLAEKKPNATPAPADAPVATASAWKQNRLGVR; translated from the coding sequence ATGAAGAAAATTACCAAGCTGCTCGTGGCCAACCGCGGCGAAATTGCGTTGCGCGTGCTGCGCTCGGCCAAAGAAATGGGCCTGCAGACCGTGGCCATCTACTCCGAGGCCGACCGCAACGCCCTGCACGTGCGCTACGCCGATGAGGCCGTGTGCGTGGGCCCGCCCGCCAGCAAAGACAGCTACCTGCGCGGCGACAAGATTCTGGAGGTCTGCCGCCAGCTGGGCGTCGACGCTATTCACCCGGGCTACGGCTTCCTGAGCGAAAACGCCGAGTTTGCCCGCATGGTGAAGGAAGCTGGTATCATCTTCGTGGGTCCTTCGCCGGAGGCCATGAACGTGATGGGCGATAAGCTCTCGGCCAAGCAGGCCGTGAAAGCCTACAACATTCCGCTGGTGCCGGGCACCGACGAAGCCATTTCGGACGTGGAGGAAGCCAAGCGTATTGCCGCCACGGTGGGCTTCCCCATCCTGATCAAGGCCTCGGCCGGGGGCGGCGGCAAGGGTATGCGCATCGTCAACGCCGAAAGTGAGTTTGAGGAGCAGATGCAGCTGGCCATCAACGAGGCTACCTCAGCCTTCGGCGACGGCTCGGTGTTCATCGAGAAGTTTGTAACCGGGCCGCGCCACATCGAAATTCAGGTGCTGGGCGACGAGCACGGCAACATCGTGCACTTGTTTGAGCGCGAGTGCAGCATCCAGCGCCGCCACCAGAAGGTAATTGAGGAAGCCCCGTCGGCGGTACTCACGCCCGAGCTGCGCGCCGAAATGGGCCGCTGCGCCGTGGATGTGGCCCGGGCCTGCAACTACACCGGCGCCGGCACCGTGGAGTTCCTGCTCGACGACCAGCGCAACTTCTACTTCCTGGAGATGAATACCCGCCTGCAGGTGGAGCACCCCGTCACGGAGCAGATTACCGGCCTTGACCTGGTGAAGGAGCAGATCAAGGTGGCCCAGGGCCTGCCCCTCGCCTTCCGCCAGGAAGACCTTAGCATCAATGGGCACGCCCTGGAGCTGCGCGTGTACGCCGAGGACCCGCAGAACAACTTCCTGCCCGACATCGGTACGCTCACGACCTACGTGCGCCCTCAGGGCCCCGGCGTACGCGTGGATGACGGCTTTGAGCAGGGCATGGAAATTCCGATTCACTACGACCCTATGATTGCCAAGCTCGTTACCTTCGGGGCTACCCGCGAGGAGGCCATTGCCCGGATGCTGCGTGCCATCGACGAGTACCAGATTACGGGCATCCAAACCACGCTGGACTTTGGCCGCTACGTGCTCCAGCACCCGGCCTTCGTGAGCGGCAACTTCGACACGAACTTCATCAAGGACCACTTCACCCCCGAGAGCCTTCAGCCCGCTGCCCCCGACGAAACCACCGCCAAGCTCGCCGCCGTGCTCACGGCCATGCTGCTCGCGGAAAAGAAACCCAACGCCACTCCCGCCCCTGCCGATGCTCCGGTTGCTACCGCCTCGGCCTGGAAGCAGAACCGGCTGGGCGTGCGTTAA
- the pnp gene encoding polyribonucleotide nucleotidyltransferase, translating into MPNYNAVTKHITLPDGRQISIETGKLAKFADGAVVVRLGDAMLLATVVSQPSSRGDVDFLPLSVDYQEKFGGAGNIPGSFQRREGRLSDYEILVCRIVDRILRPMFPKDYHYEVQVMITLISADKTVQPDALAALAASAALSISDIPFAGPISEVRVARIDGKLQINPLTADIARADIDLIVGATADSVAMVEGEMNEVSEEEMVEAIAFAHEAIKEQVRVQLELAAEVEKSHTKREYPKYEENEDLKKRIQEGVYEQAYKVAHSGNPSKAGRKEGFGAIKKSLTEKLLEEQPELDMKMFGRYYSSAEKKAIRDMMIKERTRLDGRQLTEIRPIWSEVNYLPGAHGSALFTRGETQSLTTVALGTKLDEQIIDTAMTSGYSKFMLHYNFPAFSTGEVKPNRGPGRREIGHGNLAQRSLKKVMPSDDENPYTVRIVSDILESNGSSSMATVCAGSMALMDAGIPVRAAVSGIAMGLVQDKETGEYAVLSDILGDEDHLGDMDFKVTGTEKGIVACQMDIKIQGLSAEIMTAALHQAREGRLHILREMAKTIAAPAAELKPHTPRSHKMLIDKEFIGAIIGPGGKVIQQIQKDTNATVIIEEKEEKGHVSIYASNQEDMQAAIDRIRAIAAVPEIGETYKGKVRSIQPYGAFVEIMPGKDGLLHISEVAHERLATLEGVLEVGQEIDVKLLDIDKKTGKYRLSRKVLLAKPERTADSNGAA; encoded by the coding sequence ATGCCCAACTACAACGCGGTTACCAAACACATTACGCTGCCCGACGGGCGGCAGATTTCCATCGAAACCGGCAAGCTGGCCAAGTTTGCCGACGGCGCCGTAGTGGTGCGCCTCGGCGACGCCATGCTGCTGGCCACCGTCGTGTCGCAGCCCAGCTCGCGCGGCGACGTGGATTTCCTGCCCCTGTCGGTTGATTACCAGGAGAAATTCGGTGGCGCCGGCAACATTCCCGGCTCTTTCCAGCGCCGCGAAGGCCGCCTGTCCGACTACGAAATCCTGGTGTGCCGCATCGTAGACCGTATCCTGCGCCCGATGTTCCCCAAGGACTATCACTACGAGGTGCAGGTAATGATTACCCTGATTTCGGCCGATAAGACCGTGCAGCCCGACGCCCTGGCTGCCCTGGCCGCCTCGGCTGCTCTGTCTATTTCCGATATTCCCTTCGCCGGACCCATCTCGGAGGTTCGCGTGGCCCGCATCGACGGCAAGCTGCAGATCAACCCCCTCACCGCTGATATTGCCCGCGCCGACATCGACCTGATTGTAGGCGCTACGGCCGACTCAGTGGCCATGGTGGAAGGCGAGATGAACGAAGTAAGCGAAGAGGAAATGGTAGAAGCCATTGCCTTCGCCCACGAAGCCATCAAGGAGCAGGTGCGCGTGCAGCTGGAACTGGCGGCCGAAGTGGAGAAATCCCACACCAAGCGCGAATATCCCAAGTACGAGGAGAACGAAGACCTGAAAAAGCGCATTCAGGAAGGTGTGTATGAGCAGGCATATAAAGTCGCGCACTCGGGCAACCCCAGCAAAGCCGGCCGCAAGGAAGGTTTCGGTGCCATCAAGAAGTCGCTGACCGAGAAACTGCTGGAAGAGCAGCCCGAGCTGGACATGAAAATGTTCGGCCGCTACTACTCTTCGGCCGAGAAGAAGGCCATCCGCGACATGATGATTAAGGAGCGTACCCGCCTCGATGGTCGTCAGCTCACGGAAATCCGACCCATCTGGAGCGAAGTAAACTACCTGCCCGGTGCCCACGGCTCGGCCCTGTTCACCCGCGGCGAAACCCAGTCCCTGACTACGGTCGCCCTCGGCACCAAGCTCGATGAGCAGATCATCGACACGGCCATGACCTCGGGCTACAGCAAGTTCATGCTGCACTACAACTTCCCGGCCTTCTCGACCGGCGAGGTGAAGCCTAACCGCGGCCCTGGCCGCCGCGAAATCGGCCACGGCAACCTGGCCCAACGCTCCCTGAAGAAGGTAATGCCTTCCGACGACGAGAACCCCTACACCGTGCGCATTGTGTCGGACATCCTGGAGTCGAACGGCTCTTCGTCGATGGCTACAGTATGCGCTGGCTCGATGGCGCTGATGGACGCTGGCATTCCGGTGCGCGCTGCCGTTTCGGGCATTGCCATGGGCCTCGTGCAGGACAAGGAAACCGGCGAATATGCCGTGCTGTCCGATATCCTGGGCGATGAGGACCACCTCGGCGACATGGACTTCAAAGTAACCGGCACCGAGAAAGGTATCGTGGCTTGCCAGATGGATATCAAAATCCAGGGCCTGAGCGCCGAAATCATGACGGCCGCCCTGCACCAGGCCCGCGAAGGTCGCCTGCACATCCTGCGCGAAATGGCCAAGACCATTGCTGCGCCGGCTGCCGAGCTGAAGCCTCATACGCCCCGCTCGCACAAAATGCTCATCGACAAAGAGTTTATTGGTGCCATCATCGGGCCCGGCGGTAAAGTCATTCAGCAAATCCAGAAAGACACCAACGCCACGGTTATCATCGAGGAGAAAGAAGAGAAAGGCCACGTAAGCATCTACGCTTCCAACCAGGAAGATATGCAGGCCGCCATCGACCGGATCCGCGCCATTGCAGCCGTACCCGAGATTGGTGAAACCTACAAAGGCAAAGTGCGCAGCATCCAGCCCTACGGCGCCTTCGTGGAAATCATGCCGGGCAAAGATGGCTTGTTGCACATTTCCGAGGTAGCCCATGAGCGCCTGGCCACGCTGGAAGGCGTACTGGAAGTAGGGCAGGAGATTGACGTGAAACTGCTGGATATCGACAAGAAAACGGGCAAGTACCGTCTCTCGCGCAAAGTGCTGCTTGCCAAACCCGAGCGCACCGCCGACTCCAACGGCGCCGCTTAA
- a CDS encoding membrane-associated protein: protein MKPAARLPFLLKLAFSAFLLIMVPVYWFNYGPTNFLYFCDVSLLLCLISIWTERRLLASMAAVGILLPQVLWCIDFVGELTGHHLLGMTSYMFDANRSLFLRGLSFFHGWLPFLLVFLVKRLGYDRRALPAWTLLAWALCLIAYFWLPPAGAAVPDPKIPVNINYVFGFDDAHPQTWLPAPLYLVGWMLTLLVVVYLPTHWALRRWLTSPPAVLVNGYR, encoded by the coding sequence ATGAAACCTGCTGCTCGCTTGCCATTCCTCTTAAAACTGGCATTTTCTGCGTTTTTGCTGATCATGGTGCCCGTGTACTGGTTCAACTACGGCCCCACCAACTTCCTGTATTTCTGCGACGTGTCGCTGCTGCTGTGTCTGATTAGTATCTGGACGGAGCGCCGCTTGCTTGCCTCGATGGCGGCCGTGGGGATACTGCTGCCCCAGGTACTGTGGTGCATCGATTTTGTGGGGGAGCTCACGGGGCACCACCTGCTGGGCATGACGTCGTACATGTTCGATGCCAACCGCTCGTTGTTTTTGCGCGGCCTCTCGTTTTTTCACGGCTGGCTGCCCTTTCTGCTGGTGTTCTTGGTGAAGCGTCTGGGCTACGACCGGCGCGCCCTGCCCGCCTGGACGCTGCTGGCCTGGGCCCTGTGCCTGATAGCTTACTTCTGGCTGCCGCCAGCCGGAGCCGCGGTGCCCGACCCCAAGATTCCCGTCAATATCAACTACGTGTTCGGTTTTGATGATGCTCACCCCCAAACGTGGCTGCCCGCGCCGCTTTACCTGGTAGGCTGGATGCTGACGCTATTAGTGGTGGTTTACTTACCTACGCACTGGGCGCTGCGCCGCTGGCTGACCTCACCGCCTGCGGTGCTTGTCAACGGGTACCGGTAA